A genomic window from Sceloporus undulatus isolate JIND9_A2432 ecotype Alabama chromosome 9, SceUnd_v1.1, whole genome shotgun sequence includes:
- the LOC121916174 gene encoding T-lymphocyte surface antigen Ly-9-like — protein MGFPCSWLPFLVLTLQIPGAINDAVQTPLHQVNGVLGRSVLLSVNSISPSEKVAKVEWDFQPQNGKGLFVAELRDGKLERPDPKDWFGPRLEVVNETTLRIQNLKKGDSGLYKVRVRLHPAKIEQHSFCLTIYDPVPEPQILLLQESFDSSSWCNMTLQCLVSEKAGLNVSWRIRDALEPLEGSLDWYRLSSEGWHLHLSNPMDSNVTCLVSNLADQKSASVNLTGTCLHQGPQSCFSWVRITFAIGLVFEISIVMFLNLLERRDRVQEG, from the exons ATGGGCTTTCCCTGCTCTTGGCTTCCATTTTTGGTCTTAACTCTCCAGATCCCAG GTGCCATAAATGATGCAGTGCAGACACCTCTCCATCAGGTTAATGGGGTCCTGGGAAGATCCGTCTTGCTGTCTGTCAATAGCATTTCCCCATCAGAAAAAGTGGCAAAGGTCGAATGGGACTTCCAGCCACAAAATGGAAAGGGATTATTCGTTGCTGAATTGAGAGATGGGAAATTGGAGCGTCCGGATCCCAAAGACTGGTTTGGGCCGCGGTTGGAAGTGGTCAATGAGACAACACTGAGGATCCAAAATTTGAAGAAGGGGGACAGCGGACTCTATAAAGTCCGTGTTAGGCTTCATCCAGCAAAGATTGAACAGCACTCTTTCTGTCTCACAATCTATG ATCCTGTTCCAGAGCCACAAATTCTTCTCCTCCAAGAAAGCTTTGATTCTTCATCTTGGTGCAACATGACCTTGCAGTGTTTGGTATCTGAAAAGGCAGGACTCAATGTCTCCTGGAGAATTAGGGATGCTCTTGAACCTTTAGAAGGAAGTTTGGACTGGTATCGGCTGTCCTCCGAGGGATGGCACCTCCATTTGTCTAACCCAATGGATTCGAATGTCACCTGCCTGGTATCCAATCTGGCTGATCAGAAGAGCGCCTCTGTCAACTTGACTGGCACCTGCCTCCATCAAG GGCCACAAAGCTGTTTCTCTTGGGTCAGGATCACTTTTGCCATCGGCCTCGTGTTCGAGATCTCCATCGTCATGTTTTTGAACCTTCTGGAAAGGAGAGACCGGGTCCAGGAAGGGTGA